In a single window of the Rhodamnia argentea isolate NSW1041297 chromosome 2, ASM2092103v1, whole genome shotgun sequence genome:
- the LOC115734752 gene encoding glutathione S-transferase F12: MLERQRFAEIFPEESFVLQISTAHVRGGGRDREMVVKVYGSTRAACPQRVMACLLEKEVEFELVHVDLDAGEQKKPEFLQRQPFGQVPAVEDGDFRLFESRAIIRYYATKYANRGANLLGTTPEERAVVDQWLEVEAHNFNDLAFNLVFHLVISPRLGLRSDLALVHSCEQKLEMVMDAYEQRLSKSSYLAGDFFSLADLSHLPAIRCLTEDAGLGHLVKERKCVNAWWEDISSRPSWKKLLTLL; encoded by the exons ATGCTGGAACGCCAACGATTTGCAGAGATATTTCCAGAGGAGAGCTTCGTACTGCAAATCAGCACCGCGCACGTTCGAGGAGGCGGGAGAGATAGAGAAATGGTGGTCAAGGTGTATGGCTCGACCAGAGCGGCTTGCCCGCAGAGGGTGATGGCGTGCCTCTTGGAGAAGGAGGTGGAGTTCGAACTCGTGCACGTCGATCTCGATGCTGGGGAGCAAAAGAAGCCCGAGTTCCTCCAACGACAG CCGTTTGGTCAAGTTCCGGCCGTGGAGGACGGCGATTTCAGGCTTTTCG AGTCAAGGGCGATAATAAGGTACTATGCAACCAAGTACGCCAACCGGGGGGCCAACCTGCTGGGCACGACGCCGGAGGAGCGGGCCGTGGTGGACCAGTGGCTCGAGGTGGAGGCACACAACTTCAATGACCTGGCCTTCAACCTCGTGTTCCATCTGGTGATATCGCCGCGCCTGGGCCTGCGCAGCGACCTGGCGTTGGTCCACAGCTGTGAGCAGAAGCTGGAGATGGTGATGGACGCGTACGAGCAGAGGCTGTCCAAAAGCAGTTACTTGGCCGGCGACTTCTTCTCGCTGGCAGACCTCAGCCACTTGCCGGCGATCCGGTGCCTCACGGAGGACGCCGGGCTCGGCCACTTGGTCAAAGAGAGGAAGTGCGTGAACGCTTGGTGGGAGGACATATCGAGCCGGCCCTCGTGGAAGAAGCTGTTGACCCTTCTCTGA
- the LOC125313722 gene encoding phytoene synthase 2, chloroplastic-like, which translates to MPMTLSWVATTLNLETIPRSPGFDRLFRYWHSSRFLLAERRQAFSRRTKKGRSQKLSWCSISSMSSASSSIVSLAADGEATAAASSEQRVNRMVLKQAALMSERLRSKANPEVRPDIVLPGTLSLLDDAYDRCGEVCAEYAKTFYLGTLLMTPEQRRAMWAISVWGRRTDELVDGPNASLLTPHALDRWESRLEELFEGRPFDVFDAALSDTVAKFPVDIQPFKDMIEGMRMDLRKSRYENFDELYLYCYYVAGTAGFMVVQVCGIAPDSRATTESVYNAALALGTANQLTNILRDVGEDARRGRIYLPQDELAQAGLSDDDIFAGKVTDKWRFFMKGQIRRARMFYDEAERGVTELNAASRWPVWASLLMYRQILDEIEANDYDNFTRKASVSKAKKLASLPIALTKSLVAPARTSSPLIKE; encoded by the exons ATGCCCATGACATTATCATGGGTTGCGACCACCCTCAACCTGGAGACTATCCCCAGAAGCCCCGGCTTTGACCGTTTGTTTCGCTACTGGCATTCGTCAAGATTCCTGCTTGCAGAGAGGCGGCAAGCGTTCAGCCGGAGGACAAAGAAGGGTAGAAGCCAGAAACTAAGTTGGTGCTCGATAAGCAGCATGAGCTCGGCCTCAAGCTCAATTGTGAGCTTGGCGGCGGACGGAGAAGCCACAGCGGCGGCGTCCTCGGAGCAGAGGGTGAACAGGATGGTGCTGAAGCAGGCGGCTCTGATGAGCGAGCGACTGAGGTCAAAGGCCAATCCGGAGGTCAGACCCGATATTGTTCTTCCCGGGACTTTGAGCTTATTGGACGATGCTTATGACAGATGCGGCGAAGTCTGCGCTGAATATGCCAAGACTTTTTACTTGG GGACATTGCTCATGACTCCGGAACAGCGAAGAGCTATGTGGGCAATAAGCG TTTGGGGCAGGAGGACGGATGAACTGGTAGACGGGCCTAACGCTTCTCTGCTGACGCCTCACGCTCTAGATAGGTGGGAATCGAGGTTGGAAGAACTCTTTGAAGGGCGTCCATTTGATGTGTTTGATGCTGCTTTATCGGACACCGTAGCCAAGTTCCCGGTCGACATTCAG CCGTTTAAAGACATGATTGAAGGGATGAGGATGGACCTCAGGAAGTCGCGATACGAGAACTTTGACGAGCTATATCTCTATTGCTATTATGTTGCGGGTACCGCGGGTTTCATGGTCGTTCAAGTCTGCGGAATCGCACCTGACTCCCGGGCAACGACGGAGAGCGTCTATAATGCTGCATTGGCCTTGGGAACAGCTAATCAGCTGACCAACATTCTCAGGGACGTCGGCGAAGA TGCAAGAAGAGGAAGGATTTATCTGCCGCAAGACGAGCTGGCCCAGGCGGGGCTTTCAGACGACGACATATTCGCGGGGAAGGTCACGGATAAATGGAGGTTCTTCATGAAAGGTCAGATCCGGAGGGCGAGGATGTTCTACGATGAGGCCGAGAGAGGAGTGACCGAGCTGAACGCAGCCAGTAGATGGCCG GTGTGGGCATCCTTGTTGATGTACCGCCAGATCCTGGACGAGATCGAAGCCAACGACTACGACAACTTCACAAGGAAGGCCTCCGTGAGCAAGGCCAAGAAACTAGCTTCTCTGCCCATTGCTTTGACGAAATCTCTCGTCGCTCCGGCCCGGACGTCATCTCCTCTAATCAAGGAGTAA
- the LOC115734732 gene encoding phytoene synthase 2, chloroplastic-like, whose product MPTTLSWVATALNPETIPASLGFVESFRFSDSSSFVLGERRQVFSHRTNKGKSQKLSCCSMSSTSTPSSLITSPTAGEEKAAAAVSSEQRVNSVVLKQAALVSERLRSKANLEVKPDIVLPGTLSLLSDAYDRCGEVCAEYAKTFYLGTLLMTPERRRAIWAIYVWCRRTDELVDGPNASHITPTALDRWGSRLEELFQGRPFDMFDAALSDTVVKFPVDIQPFKDMIEGMRMDLKKSRYKNFDELYLYCYYVAGTVGLMSVPVMGIAPDSQATTESVYNAALALGIANQLTNILRDVGEDARRGRIYLPQDELAQAGLSDDDIFAGKVTDRWRFFMKNQIRRARMFFNEAEKGVTELNAASRWPVWASLLLYRQILDEIEANGYDNFTRRAYVSKVKKLASLPIAYTKSLTAPAPASSPLIKARPNQTR is encoded by the exons ATGCCCACGACATTATCATGGGTTGCGACTGCCCTCAACCCGGAGACTATCCCCGCGAGCCTCGGTTTTGTCGAATCGTTTCGCTTCTCGGATTCGTCAAGCTTCGTCCTTGGAGAGAGGCGGCAGGTGTTCAGCCACAGGACTAACAAGGGTAAAAGCCAGAAACTGAGTTGTTGCTCGATGAGCAGCACGAGCACGCCCTCGAGCTTGATTACGAGCCCGACAGCTGGGGAAGAAAAAGCCGCGGCGGCAGTGTCGTCGGAGCAGAGGGTGAACAGCGTGGTGCTGAAGCAGGCGGCTCTGGTGAGCGAGCGCCTGAGGTCAAAGGCCAATCTGGAGGTCAAACCCGATATTGTTCTTCCGGGGACTTTGAGCTTGTTGAGCGATGCTTATGACAGATGCGGCGAGGTCTGCGCTGAATATGCGAAGACTTTTTACTTGG GGACGTTGCTCATGACTCCGGAAAGGCGCAGAGCTATATGGGCGATATATG TTTGGTGCAGGAGGACTGATGAACTTGTAGACGGGCCTAATGCTTCACACATAACACCTACTGCTTTAGATAGGTGGGGATCGAGGTTGGAAGAACTTTTTCAAGGGCGTCCATTCGATATGTTCGATGCTGCTTTATCGGATACTGTTGTAAAATTCCCAGTTGACATCCAG CCATTTAAAGACATGATTGAAGGGATGAGGATGGACCTCAAGAAGTCACGATACAAGAACTTCGACGAGCTATATCTCTATTGCTATTATGTGGCGGGTACTGTCGGTTTGATGAGCGTTCCAGTCATGGGAATAGCACCCGACTCCCAGGCTACGACGGAGAGTGTCTATAATGCTGCATTGGCCTTGGGAATTGCTAATCAGCTGACAAACATTCTCAGGGATGTTGGCGAAGA TGCAAGAAGAGGAAGGATTTATCTGCCACAAGATGAGTTGGCCCAGGCGGGACTTTCAGATGACGACATATTCGCGGGGAAGGTCACAGATAGATGGAGGTTCTTCATGAAGAATCAGATCAGGAGGGCCAGGATGTTCTTCAATGAGGCAGAGAAAGGAGTGACCGAGCTGAATGCAGCCAGTAGATGGCCG GTATGGGCATCTTTGTTGCTGTACCGTCAGATTCTGGACGAAATCGAAGCTAACGGCTACGACAACTTCACAAGGCGGGCCTATGTGAGCAAGGTCAAGAAACTAGCTTCTCTGCCAATTGCTTATACTAAGTCTCTCACGGCTCCGGCCCCAGCATCATCTCCTCTTATCAAGGCACGACCAAATCAAACACGGTGA
- the LOC115737913 gene encoding protein SET DOMAIN GROUP 40 isoform X1, giving the protein MEGDGEEAEEGGVESLLKWGCELGVSDSFPPKTAAQPGTVSCLGHTVSVSNFPEAGGRGLGAVRDVRKGEMVLRVPKSCLLTTERLLMDDQCLSAAVKNRPSLSSAQTLTVCLLYEVGKGKKSWWYPYLKNLPKCYSTLPTFRQFEVQAFQEDDAIWVAKKAKWKAEAEWKEARVLMEELKFKPTLLTFKSWLWASSTISSRTLHVPWDEAGCLCPVGDLFNYAAPGGDLAEADNTTLPRSLQVGSVCSEEAEYNMKSEQLDTLPQRLTDGGFEESVNAYCFYARQHYVRGEQVLLSYGMYTNLELLEHYGFLLDNNPNDKVYIPLEPGVSSCSSWPTESLYINQGGEPSYALLSTLRLWATPSNQRRSVGHLAYSGSQLSPENEMRVMHLMLKCCSTILHNLPTSIEDDQLLLCTLNQVDGTDTPVQLFDVLSKLGAESHAFLETLGLRSRASVAVSMSWKIQRQLERWKLAVQWRLRYKRTLVDCITYCSNVIDRIHSPVPRNGMC; this is encoded by the exons ATGGAAGGAGACGGCGAGGAAGCCGAAGAGGGAGGAGTTGAAAGCTTGTTGAAATGGGGTTGCGAGCTTGGAGTGTCCGACTCTTTCCCTCCCAAAACGGCGGCGCAGCCTGGCACCGTGTCTTGTCTCGGCCACACTGTCTCCGTATCCAACTTCCCCGAAGCAGGCGG GAGAGGGTTGGGTGCAGTTCGTGATGTTAGGAAAGGTGAAATGGTGTTGAGGGTTCCTAAGTCATGCTTGTTGACCACAGAGAGGCTCTTGATGGATGATCAATGTCTGTCTGCTGCTGTCAAGAatcgtccctctctctcctccgctCAG ACTTTGACTGTTTGTTTGCTATATGAAGTGGGTAAAGGGAAGAAATCATGGTGGTACCCTTACTTAAAGAACCTTCCCAAATGTTACAGCACACTTCCGACTTTCAGGCAGTTTGAAGTGCAAGCTTTCCAG GAGGATGATGCAATTTGGGTGGCCAAGAAGGCCAAATGGAAGGCCGAGGCAGAATGGAAAGAAGCTCGTGTACTTATGGAGGAACTTAAGTTTAAGCCTACACTTCTAACTTTCAAAAGTTGGCTTTGGGCTTCTTCAACT ATATCCTCAAGGACATTGCACGTTCCATGGGATGAAGCTGGATGTTTATGTCCTGTGGGGGACTTGTTCAACTATGCTGCGCCTGGAGGGGATTTGGCAGAAGCAGACAATACAACTCTTCCAAGGTCCCTGCAAGTTGGTTCTGTGTGCTCTGAGGAAGCTGAATATAACATGAAATCAGAGCAGTTGGACACTCTTCCTCAGCGATTGACAGATGGGGGATTTGAAGAAAGTGTCAACGCATATTGCTTCTATGCTAGACAGCATTACGTGAGAGGCGAACAG GTTCTCTTGAGCTATGGAATGTACACTAATTTGGAGCTGCTGGAGCATTATGGTTTTCTTCTTGACAACAATCCAAACGACAAGGTATACATTCCCCTCGAACCTGGGGTGTCTTCTTGCAGCTCATGGCCGACAGAATCTCTGTACATTAATCAAGGTGGCGAGCCTTCTTATGCACTGTTGTCCACATTGCGACTATGGGCCACCCCTTCAAACCAGCGGAGGTCTGTGGGGCATCTGGCATATTCAGGGTCTCAACTCTCTCCAGAAAATGAGATGCGCGTTATGCACCTAATGTTGAAGTGTTGCAGCACCATTCTGCACAACCTGCCCACTTCAATTGAAGATGACCAACTTCTCCTATGTACCCTCAACCAAGTGGATGGTACCGATACCCCTGTCCAGCTTTTTGACGTGCTTTCGAAACTTGGAGCTGAAAGCCATGCCTTTTTAGAAACCCTTGGCCTGCGAAGCAGAGCTAGTGTTGCAGTATCGATGTCTTGGAAGATCCAAAGGCAATTGGAGAGGTGGAAATTAGCAGTTCAGTGGAGGCTGAGGTATAAGAGAACGCTTGTGGATTGCATCACTTATTGTTCAAATGTAATTGACCGCATTCACTCTCCGGTGCCTCGAAATGGAATGTGCTGA
- the LOC115737913 gene encoding protein SET DOMAIN GROUP 40 isoform X2: MSVCCCQESSLSLLRSVGKGKKSWWYPYLKNLPKCYSTLPTFRQFEVQAFQEDDAIWVAKKAKWKAEAEWKEARVLMEELKFKPTLLTFKSWLWASSTISSRTLHVPWDEAGCLCPVGDLFNYAAPGGDLAEADNTTLPRSLQVGSVCSEEAEYNMKSEQLDTLPQRLTDGGFEESVNAYCFYARQHYVRGEQVLLSYGMYTNLELLEHYGFLLDNNPNDKVYIPLEPGVSSCSSWPTESLYINQGGEPSYALLSTLRLWATPSNQRRSVGHLAYSGSQLSPENEMRVMHLMLKCCSTILHNLPTSIEDDQLLLCTLNQVDGTDTPVQLFDVLSKLGAESHAFLETLGLRSRASVAVSMSWKIQRQLERWKLAVQWRLRYKRTLVDCITYCSNVIDRIHSPVPRNGMC, encoded by the exons ATGTCTGTCTGCTGCTGTCAAGAatcgtccctctctctcctccgctCAG TGGGTAAAGGGAAGAAATCATGGTGGTACCCTTACTTAAAGAACCTTCCCAAATGTTACAGCACACTTCCGACTTTCAGGCAGTTTGAAGTGCAAGCTTTCCAG GAGGATGATGCAATTTGGGTGGCCAAGAAGGCCAAATGGAAGGCCGAGGCAGAATGGAAAGAAGCTCGTGTACTTATGGAGGAACTTAAGTTTAAGCCTACACTTCTAACTTTCAAAAGTTGGCTTTGGGCTTCTTCAACT ATATCCTCAAGGACATTGCACGTTCCATGGGATGAAGCTGGATGTTTATGTCCTGTGGGGGACTTGTTCAACTATGCTGCGCCTGGAGGGGATTTGGCAGAAGCAGACAATACAACTCTTCCAAGGTCCCTGCAAGTTGGTTCTGTGTGCTCTGAGGAAGCTGAATATAACATGAAATCAGAGCAGTTGGACACTCTTCCTCAGCGATTGACAGATGGGGGATTTGAAGAAAGTGTCAACGCATATTGCTTCTATGCTAGACAGCATTACGTGAGAGGCGAACAG GTTCTCTTGAGCTATGGAATGTACACTAATTTGGAGCTGCTGGAGCATTATGGTTTTCTTCTTGACAACAATCCAAACGACAAGGTATACATTCCCCTCGAACCTGGGGTGTCTTCTTGCAGCTCATGGCCGACAGAATCTCTGTACATTAATCAAGGTGGCGAGCCTTCTTATGCACTGTTGTCCACATTGCGACTATGGGCCACCCCTTCAAACCAGCGGAGGTCTGTGGGGCATCTGGCATATTCAGGGTCTCAACTCTCTCCAGAAAATGAGATGCGCGTTATGCACCTAATGTTGAAGTGTTGCAGCACCATTCTGCACAACCTGCCCACTTCAATTGAAGATGACCAACTTCTCCTATGTACCCTCAACCAAGTGGATGGTACCGATACCCCTGTCCAGCTTTTTGACGTGCTTTCGAAACTTGGAGCTGAAAGCCATGCCTTTTTAGAAACCCTTGGCCTGCGAAGCAGAGCTAGTGTTGCAGTATCGATGTCTTGGAAGATCCAAAGGCAATTGGAGAGGTGGAAATTAGCAGTTCAGTGGAGGCTGAGGTATAAGAGAACGCTTGTGGATTGCATCACTTATTGTTCAAATGTAATTGACCGCATTCACTCTCCGGTGCCTCGAAATGGAATGTGCTGA